TTCAAAAATCGATAAAAATTTCATGAACCAGATTCGTGATCATGTCATGAGCGGCAAGCTGGAAGCGGCAAAATTATTGTGTGCCCAGACCGACTCACCTGTGGCACGGTTGACGGAAAAGGGTGTTTCCAGAATTGGGAAACCACTGGATGATATCAACACCGCCATTGAAAACGCAGGAACCCTTGAAGTATACAAGTTGGAAAAAAATGTAAGTGTTTTGGCAACGGTAGCAGGGGCTGCTCCAATGATTGGTTTCTTGGGAACCGTAATTGGTATGATTTTGGCGTTCCATGAAATGGCCAGTAGCGGCGGTCAGGCTGAAATGGGGTCATTGGCCTCTGGTATCTATACGGCGATGACTACAACGGTTGCAGGTTTGGTAGTGGGAATCATAGCTTATATTGGTTACAATCATTTGGTGAACAGAACTGATAAAGTGGTTCACAAAATGGAGGCCAATGCAGTTGAGTTTTTGGATTTATTGAACGAACCTATCTAGGATTTCAAAATGAAATTAAAAGGAAGAAATAAGGTCAGTCCAGAGTTTAGCATGTCTTCAATGACGGATATCGTGTTCTTGTTGTTGGTGTTTTTCATGCTTACTTCCAATGCGCCCAATGCTTTGGATTTATTATTGCCAAAAGCTAAGGGTAAATCTACAAACACACAGAATGTATCGGTTACCATAAACAAGAATCTGGAATATTTTGTGAATAACGAGAGAATAAACGAGGAATACATAGAAATTGAACTAAAAAAGGCACTTGAAGGTCAAGAAAAGCCAACAATCATTCTAAGGGCAGAAGAAAGCGTAGCGATTAAAGAAGCTGTAAACGTTATGGACATTGCCAATAGAAATAGTTACAAGGTTATCTTGGCTGTGCGGCCAAAATAATGTCATTTTTAGATACGAGACACAAGAAAAAATCATTCACGCTTACAACTTTTCTTTTAAGCGTACTGTTGCTATTGCTTTTTTATATAGGGTTAACGTATATGGACCCTCCTATTGAAAACGGTATTGCGATAAACTTTGGCACCATGGACTTTGGTATTGGCGAAGTACAGCCTAAGGAAAAAGTCCGTTCAGAGCCACAAGAAGAACAGGTAAAACCAGCCGAAGAAATTCCGGAACAAGTAGAGGAGCAGGAAGCCGCCGAAAACAAACCTGTGGAAGAAGTTTTGACGAATGAATCTGAGGAAACCATAAAAATCAATCAGCAGAAGGAAACGAAACGAAAAGCTGATGAAGCTGCAAAAAAGGCAAAAGCAGAAGCCGATCGCATAGCACGAGAAAAAAAACAGGCAGAAGAACAGAAAAGGCAAGAACAAGAGGCGAAGAAAAAAAGCCTTGATGCTCTAATAGGAGGCATTGGAAAATCTGATGGCACGACCACAGGAAGCGAAGGCGATGACAATAGGGCAGGTGACAAAGGGCAGCCAGATGGTGACCCATATGCTACTAGTTATTACGGTAGTCCAGGCAGTGGAAGCGGAACAGGTGGTTATGGATTGAATGGTCGTTCATTGGTCACTCAAGGAAAAGTACAGCAACAATGCAACGAAGAAGGTCGTGTAGTTGTTAGAATTGTTGTTGATCGTAATGGAAGCGTCATAAAGGCTACTCCAGGGGTTAAAGGCACTACTAATAATGCTCCGTGTTTATTAAAGCCAGCGAAAGAGACTGCTGAGAAACATAAATGGAACCTTGACTCGAATGCTCCTTCACAACAAATAGGCTTTGTGGTCGTCAATTTTAAGCTAGGTCAATAGCCCCATGACTTATAAAGAAACGTTGAGCTGGATGTTCCAGCAACTCCCAATGTACCAACAAAAAGGAGCTGTTGCCTATAAGGACAAGTTGGATAATATTCTTTTTTTTACAGAATTACTGGGAAATCCCGAAAAGAAATTTAAGAGTATACATGTGGCAGGCACCAATGGGAAAGGGTCCAGCAGTCATATGCTCGCCTCGGTTCTGCAGGAAGCAGGCTATAAAGTAGGACTATACACTTCTCCACATCTCAAAGACTTCAGGGAGCGGATTAAAATTAACGGGAAAAAAGTAAGCGAAGACTACGTAAAGGATTTTATAAAAACCCATGAACCTTTCTTAAAAGAAAATAAGCTTTCTTTTTTTGAAATGACCGTAGGTATGGCCTTTAGCTACTTTGCGGAGGAAAAGGTTGATATCGCCGTTGTTGAAGTTGGTTTGGGAGGAAGATTGGATTCTACGAATATTATAGTTCCTGAAGTTTCGCTCATCACGAACATAGGGCTGGACCATATTCAGATTTTGGGTGATACTTTACAGAAAATCGCTTTGGAAAAAGCAGGAATCATAAAGAAAGGAGTTCCAGTAATTATTAGTGAAAAACAACCCGAAACAGAGGGTATCTTTAAGCTTATTGCGGCCCAAAAGAATGCTGAGATAACTTTCGCAGAGGAAATGGATACAAAAAACTACGAAACAGACTTGCTTGGAAGTTATCAGAAAAAAAATAGTAAGGGTGTAGTTGCCGTATTAAAAGAATTAAAGGAATTTAAAATTAAGGAAAAGCATATAAGGAAAGGATTGAGGAATGTTGTCGAAAATACCGGGTTATTGGGTAGATGGCAGGTTTTGGGCGAGCATCCTAAAACTATATGCGATACCGCCCATAATAAGGAAGGACTGGGATTGGTGCTAGAACAAATCAATAAACTTGAATTTTCACAAGTACATTTTGTACTGGGCTTTGTAAATGATAAGAATCTAGATACTGTACTCTCACTTTTTCCAAAAAACGCAAAATATTATTTTGTACGACCCAACATACCTAGGGGCTTGGAAGCAAAAGCATTAAAAGCTGCTGCTGCTAAATTTTATTTAGAAGGAGAAACGTTTAAATTGGTTGGAAAAGCATTGGAAAAGGCCAAAAAAAATGCAAAACCTGATGATTTAGTGTATGTGGGAGGAAGCACATTCGTAGTTGCAGAAGTGGTTTAGATATTTTATGTTTTTTCTTTTTGGTAAACGAAAAATGATGCTATATTTGCACTCCCGTTTGGGAAAATGAAATAGGGCGCTTAGCTCAGTTGGTTCAGAGCACCTCGTTTACACCGAGGGGGTCGGGGGTTCGAATCCCTCAGCGCCCACCAAGATTAAAGCCTTCGATAAAATCGAAGGCTTTTTTATTTAATGCTGTTTTATCGTAAACCCATTTTTCTGTTTTATCAAGTAATAAACATCGAAGTGATGTCCTTTTTCAAACACTAATGTTTGGTTCTTTCCTTTTTGAACTACGAGTACATATTTTGTTTGAAATCAGAAATTTCATTTTTCAATTTCTTGTTGGCTTTTTCCAACAATTCATTTTGGTGTTTCATAATACTCAATAAATCGTGTATTGCATTAAGGTTTTCCAATTGTGCATAAACAACTTGTTCAAGTTCTGCTTTTGTGTAACGAATGCTCATAATTATGTTATCAAATTCTATTAAAAAACTTTAAAGGTCTATTTGTCTCCCTTAAAAGCATTTCAAAGTTATATAAAAGTTTTTAAATCTCCTAAAAAAGCATATTTTAATACTTAAAACATTTGTTTTTCTTGATTATTTTTACTGTTGAATCATAGCATTTACTATGGGTAAACCAGTTTATAATAGAATTAAAGCAGTTCTAGCTGAAAATGGAAAAACCAATAATTGGCTGGCGGATGAATTGGATATGAATACAAATACTATTTCAAAATGGTGTAGAAATGATATGCAGCCAAGAATTGAAAACTTGTTTCAAGTAGCTAATGTTTTAGGCGTAGATGTGAGGGAATTACTTGTTTCAACAAAGAATTAAAGTGTTTTGGCTGATTTAAGCTATAAAGAAAAATTAATAATTGAAAGACTATTTGATATGAGGTCTGGATATGTTATGGATTTTTCGAATAGAACATTTCAAGAATTTATTTATGATAGTTTAAAAATTGATATCTACGATTCCAAATATGATTATGAAAGTGGTTCAAAAGCAAACAGATTAAGGGCATTCTTCAAAGAAGAATCAAATCATCGTGTTTCATTGCTTTTAAGCGATTTGTTGGATTACTGGTTAACAAAAGCTCAAATAGGAGAATATGGATTTGAAATTTCTAATGAAAACTTGCATGAAAAATGTTTGAAAATTACTGAAAGACTTAAAAAAGAAATTATTGTAGAAGAGATTGAAGCTATTAAAGAGTTTGATTACGACAGAGATTTTACTCTACTTGCAAAGTCTATAAAAGAAAGTATTGAGAAAAACGAACCTGAAACAGCTTTGGATAGATTGCATACCTATTTGATGAAGTTAATACGTCAATTATGTGAAAATCACACAATAGAAATTAAGAAAGACGAACCCTTGAATTCATTGTTTGGGAAGTATGTAAAGTATGTTGTATCAAAAGGTGAAATTGAATCGCAAATGGCTGAAAGAATCTTAAAATATTCTATTCACGTTTTAGAAGCGTTTAATGATATTCGAAATAATAGAAGTTTTGCACACGATAACCCAATTTTGAATTATTCAGAAAGTATTTTGATTTTTAATAATGTAACAAATACAATAAAGTTCGTAGAATCAATTGAAAAAGAGATGGAAAGGAAGAACAAACGAGAAGAAGAAAAACGTAAGATGGAAGGAGCTGATTGGGATGACTTGCCTTTTTAAAAATATTGATAACCCTATCGAGTTACCAACATTTTAGTAATCATAATAATAAAGGACACTATTTTCAGTCGGTTTCAATCGATGTCTAAACCTCAATTTTATAAAGAATAGGATTAAATGCTTTAGCAGCTACGACTACTTTGTCCCCAACATGCAACTGTTGGATTTCCGAATCTTGTAAAATCACTTTTACCACGCTGTTTTGTATAAGCACTGTAGCAATGTAGACTATTTCCTGCTGTTCTATTTTAAGAATCTCACCAGTGAACTTAAATTTTCCACTAACACTTCGGTTTATAAACAATTCGTCTGGATTTCCCTGACGTACGACACTTCCCTTCTCCAAAAAAATAACATGATCGGATAGCTTGATGATTTCACCAATATCATGACTTATAAGCAGGGTGGTAAGATTAAATTCGCGATGAACCCTTAGAATATAGTCCTGTAGTTTTAGCCGGATTTTGATATCCAATGCGGCCAATGGTTCATCCAGCAACAAAATATCTGGATTTTCCGCTAAAGCTCTGGCCAAAGCGACCCTTTGTTTTTGTCCGCCGGACAAGGTTTCAGGTTTTCTATGTTGTAACGTTCCAAGTTCTATCATTTCAATTAAGC
The nucleotide sequence above comes from Flagellimonas sp. HMM57. Encoded proteins:
- a CDS encoding MotA/TolQ/ExbB proton channel family protein, whose amino-acid sequence is MVFFQDLEEGADLGASMSEEKTLSVIDLIVDGGTGSIIIIAVLFVLLFTALYIYFERIFAIKAASKIDKNFMNQIRDHVMSGKLEAAKLLCAQTDSPVARLTEKGVSRIGKPLDDINTAIENAGTLEVYKLEKNVSVLATVAGAAPMIGFLGTVIGMILAFHEMASSGGQAEMGSLASGIYTAMTTTVAGLVVGIIAYIGYNHLVNRTDKVVHKMEANAVEFLDLLNEPI
- a CDS encoding biopolymer transporter ExbD; its protein translation is MKLKGRNKVSPEFSMSSMTDIVFLLLVFFMLTSNAPNALDLLLPKAKGKSTNTQNVSVTINKNLEYFVNNERINEEYIEIELKKALEGQEKPTIILRAEESVAIKEAVNVMDIANRNSYKVILAVRPK
- a CDS encoding energy transducer TonB gives rise to the protein MSFLDTRHKKKSFTLTTFLLSVLLLLLFYIGLTYMDPPIENGIAINFGTMDFGIGEVQPKEKVRSEPQEEQVKPAEEIPEQVEEQEAAENKPVEEVLTNESEETIKINQQKETKRKADEAAKKAKAEADRIAREKKQAEEQKRQEQEAKKKSLDALIGGIGKSDGTTTGSEGDDNRAGDKGQPDGDPYATSYYGSPGSGSGTGGYGLNGRSLVTQGKVQQQCNEEGRVVVRIVVDRNGSVIKATPGVKGTTNNAPCLLKPAKETAEKHKWNLDSNAPSQQIGFVVVNFKLGQ
- a CDS encoding folylpolyglutamate synthase/dihydrofolate synthase family protein, producing MTYKETLSWMFQQLPMYQQKGAVAYKDKLDNILFFTELLGNPEKKFKSIHVAGTNGKGSSSHMLASVLQEAGYKVGLYTSPHLKDFRERIKINGKKVSEDYVKDFIKTHEPFLKENKLSFFEMTVGMAFSYFAEEKVDIAVVEVGLGGRLDSTNIIVPEVSLITNIGLDHIQILGDTLQKIALEKAGIIKKGVPVIISEKQPETEGIFKLIAAQKNAEITFAEEMDTKNYETDLLGSYQKKNSKGVVAVLKELKEFKIKEKHIRKGLRNVVENTGLLGRWQVLGEHPKTICDTAHNKEGLGLVLEQINKLEFSQVHFVLGFVNDKNLDTVLSLFPKNAKYYFVRPNIPRGLEAKALKAAAAKFYLEGETFKLVGKALEKAKKNAKPDDLVYVGGSTFVVAEVV
- a CDS encoding helix-turn-helix transcriptional regulator, with the translated sequence MGKPVYNRIKAVLAENGKTNNWLADELDMNTNTISKWCRNDMQPRIENLFQVANVLGVDVRELLVSTKN
- a CDS encoding abortive infection family protein; translated protein: MADLSYKEKLIIERLFDMRSGYVMDFSNRTFQEFIYDSLKIDIYDSKYDYESGSKANRLRAFFKEESNHRVSLLLSDLLDYWLTKAQIGEYGFEISNENLHEKCLKITERLKKEIIVEEIEAIKEFDYDRDFTLLAKSIKESIEKNEPETALDRLHTYLMKLIRQLCENHTIEIKKDEPLNSLFGKYVKYVVSKGEIESQMAERILKYSIHVLEAFNDIRNNRSFAHDNPILNYSESILIFNNVTNTIKFVESIEKEMERKNKREEEKRKMEGADWDDLPF
- a CDS encoding ATP-binding cassette domain-containing protein translates to MIVLDIDKKLLAADGEMHLGLNLTLEKGKLITLYGESGAGKTSTLRLLSGLMRPDRGKIIVNGKTWFDSDKKIYLPPQKRNIGFVFQDYALFPNMTVLENLEFALAKGEDRKKLAGLIEMIELGTLQHRKPETLSGGQKQRVALARALAENPDILLLDEPLAALDIKIRLKLQDYILRVHREFNLTTLLISHDIGEIIKLSDHVIFLEKGSVVRQGNPDELFINRSVSGKFKFTGEILKIEQQEIVYIATVLIQNSVVKVILQDSEIQQLHVGDKVVVAAKAFNPILYKIEV